The proteins below come from a single Oleidesulfovibrio alaskensis DSM 16109 genomic window:
- the lptG gene encoding LPS export ABC transporter permease LptG — protein MSILSRYLLRTNLFLTMLTLTIGTGIYLLSDLFDRLDDFLGAGLGLKVILTYFAVKIPLIISQILPAVFLLSAVIQLCVMARDRELVALQAGGISFLRLARFFIIYALIWSAVQLGFSQVLGIYGEREASRIWKEQVRNREIDDVQLTNLWFTEHGRIIHLETLHPAAQKGSGITVYELTPDELSVQRVIRGKSFRADSSGWTLDGCDILIPGSYEVAASESIVLPIEQDVKAFSIVDPRGDPSRLPLWQLQDAIARLTESGSNVEALRTAWHMKLSYAFSLVTMALLALALITWRDSIYINVGTSLLLVFVFYTLFTVGGSLGENGIVPPLFAAWTANAFFSLSAIARLIYVSRARAA, from the coding sequence GTGAGCATCCTTTCCCGCTATCTGCTCAGAACAAACCTGTTTCTGACCATGCTGACACTGACCATCGGCACCGGTATCTATCTGCTTTCCGACCTGTTCGACAGGCTGGATGATTTTCTGGGAGCCGGGCTGGGCCTCAAAGTTATCCTGACGTACTTTGCGGTCAAAATACCGCTGATCATTTCTCAGATCCTGCCCGCCGTATTTCTGCTGTCGGCAGTCATCCAGCTGTGTGTCATGGCGCGGGACAGAGAGCTGGTAGCCCTTCAGGCGGGCGGCATCTCCTTCCTGCGCCTCGCGCGTTTCTTTATAATTTATGCACTCATCTGGTCAGCTGTTCAGCTGGGTTTTTCGCAGGTGCTGGGCATATACGGAGAACGGGAAGCCAGCAGAATCTGGAAGGAACAAGTCCGTAACCGGGAAATAGACGACGTGCAGCTTACCAACCTGTGGTTCACCGAGCATGGTCGCATCATCCATCTGGAAACGCTGCACCCTGCGGCCCAGAAAGGCTCCGGCATAACGGTCTACGAGCTCACGCCCGACGAGCTTTCCGTGCAGCGGGTGATCCGGGGCAAAAGTTTTCGTGCCGACTCTTCCGGCTGGACTCTTGACGGCTGCGACATTCTTATTCCGGGCAGTTACGAGGTGGCCGCCTCCGAATCGATTGTCCTGCCCATTGAACAGGACGTCAAAGCGTTTTCCATTGTCGATCCGAGAGGCGACCCTTCGCGTCTGCCCCTGTGGCAGCTGCAGGACGCCATAGCCCGCCTTACCGAAAGCGGCTCCAATGTTGAAGCCTTACGCACGGCATGGCACATGAAGCTCTCCTATGCATTTTCGCTGGTAACCATGGCTCTGCTGGCACTGGCACTTATAACATGGCGAGACAGCATATACATAAACGTGGGAACATCACTGCTGCTGGTATTTGTCTTTTACACGCTATTCACCGTAGGGGGTTCTCTGGGCGAGAACGGCATAGTCCCCCCATTGTTTGCCGCATGGACAGCCAACGCGTTTTTCAGCCTTTCAGCCATCGCCAGACTGATTTATGTATCCAGAGCCCGCGCCGCCTGA
- a CDS encoding pseudouridine synthase, with amino-acid sequence MTKKNDLVNKARARQKPARSGLSAPRTARSGALAQRNAPAGHEAEQSVRINKALADAGVCSRRAADELVAQGVVTVNGVVVDTPGVKVVPDRDELCVRGKKIFLKSSSSRSHTYLMMHKPVEVVTTVSDPEGRRTVIDILPPLHRKKRLFPVGRLDFFSEGLLLLTDDGVLTHRLTHPSWHLPKTYLVKVRGVVQDNDLQAMRKGMTLAEGEKLAPVEVEVLSRHHDWLLLEMTLFQGINRQIRRMCRDAGLTVLSLHRVRQGPLSLGELRTGEVRELTDSEIAALKASVDL; translated from the coding sequence ATGACTAAAAAAAATGATCTCGTAAATAAAGCGCGGGCACGACAAAAGCCTGCACGCAGCGGCCTTTCCGCCCCGCGTACGGCCCGTTCCGGTGCACTGGCACAACGCAATGCTCCTGCCGGACATGAGGCGGAACAGTCTGTGCGGATTAACAAGGCACTGGCCGATGCCGGAGTCTGTTCGCGTCGTGCAGCCGATGAACTTGTGGCTCAGGGGGTTGTAACGGTTAACGGGGTTGTGGTGGATACCCCCGGCGTGAAAGTTGTTCCGGACAGGGATGAGCTCTGCGTTCGTGGTAAAAAGATTTTCTTGAAGTCTTCTTCCTCCCGTAGCCATACCTATTTGATGATGCACAAGCCTGTGGAAGTGGTCACTACCGTCAGTGATCCTGAAGGGCGCAGGACTGTCATTGATATTCTGCCCCCATTACATCGTAAAAAAAGACTTTTTCCTGTAGGAAGACTGGATTTTTTTTCAGAGGGCCTGCTTTTGCTGACAGATGACGGCGTGCTGACCCACAGACTTACTCACCCTTCCTGGCATCTGCCCAAGACATATCTGGTAAAGGTCAGAGGCGTGGTGCAGGACAACGATCTGCAGGCTATGCGAAAAGGGATGACGCTTGCCGAGGGGGAAAAGCTTGCCCCCGTAGAGGTAGAGGTGCTGAGCCGGCATCATGACTGGCTGCTGTTGGAGATGACTCTTTTTCAGGGTATCAACCGGCAGATTCGCAGGATGTGCAGGGATGCCGGTCTGACAGTGCTTTCTTTGCACAGAGTCAGGCAGGGACCGCTGTCGCTGGGAGAACTGCGTACGGGTGAAGTACGGGAATTGACTGACAGTGAAATTGCGGCGCTGAAGGCTTCTGTGGATTTGTAA
- the yedF gene encoding sulfurtransferase-like selenium metabolism protein YedF — MPEIELNCQNLPCPQPVLKCKDCIDTRSPAQMAVIVDNAAAKENVTRFLGTRGYAVTATETPQGAWKLQAVLEPSVGAQSGCEQCEVLSSEELRALDEKTVVLITTEVLGSGDDTLGTRLMKNFLATLPELGSTLWRVVLLNGGVKLASDGHEALPELQKLESAGVDILVCGTCLDFFGLLERKAAGQTTNMLDVVTSLQLATKVIRP, encoded by the coding sequence ATGCCAGAAATTGAACTGAACTGCCAGAACCTTCCCTGCCCCCAGCCTGTGCTGAAGTGCAAGGATTGTATTGATACCCGGTCTCCCGCACAGATGGCTGTCATTGTGGATAACGCTGCGGCAAAAGAGAATGTAACGCGTTTTCTGGGTACCCGCGGGTATGCGGTGACGGCAACGGAAACTCCGCAGGGGGCATGGAAACTTCAAGCTGTACTTGAACCTTCTGTCGGGGCTCAGAGCGGTTGCGAACAGTGCGAAGTGCTTTCGTCTGAAGAACTGCGTGCTCTGGATGAAAAAACGGTTGTTCTGATTACCACTGAAGTGCTGGGGAGCGGAGATGATACACTCGGAACAAGGCTGATGAAAAACTTTCTGGCAACGCTGCCCGAGCTGGGCAGTACCTTGTGGCGGGTTGTTTTGCTTAACGGCGGCGTAAAGCTCGCTTCGGACGGCCACGAAGCACTTCCTGAACTGCAGAAGCTTGAGTCTGCCGGGGTGGACATTCTGGTCTGCGGAACGTGCCTTGACTTTTTCGGTCTGCTGGAACGCAAAGCGGCCGGACAGACGACCAACATGCTGGATGTTGTGACAAGTCTGCAATTGGCTACAAAAGTTATCCGTCCCTGA
- a CDS encoding type II 3-dehydroquinate dehydratase yields MNRFRILVMNGPNLGHLGQRQPEIYGSTGMDALPGMLKRLMGEQAEALELEYFHSNSEGALIDRLERARQDGTAGVVLNAGAYTHTSLALADCLAWINLPCVEVHISNVLARAEQLRHRSLIGRHVIGVVAGFGMASYALGVQALVTHLQDTQQ; encoded by the coding sequence GTGAACCGTTTCAGAATTCTCGTGATGAACGGGCCGAACCTCGGCCATCTGGGTCAGAGACAGCCGGAAATCTATGGCAGCACGGGCATGGACGCTCTTCCCGGTATGTTAAAGCGCCTGATGGGCGAGCAGGCAGAAGCGCTGGAACTGGAATATTTTCACAGTAACAGCGAAGGGGCTCTTATAGACAGGCTCGAACGGGCACGGCAGGACGGAACAGCCGGAGTTGTTCTGAACGCAGGAGCTTATACACACACAAGCCTTGCGCTGGCAGACTGTCTGGCATGGATAAACCTGCCGTGCGTGGAAGTGCACATAAGCAATGTTCTGGCACGGGCAGAGCAGCTGCGTCACCGCAGCCTCATCGGCCGTCATGTCATCGGCGTTGTGGCCGGTTTTGGCATGGCAAGCTATGCCCTGGGCGTGCAGGCGCTTGTAACGCACCTGCAGGACACTCAACAGTAA
- a CDS encoding LolA family protein, whose protein sequence is MHKQHILAIVFFIAALALTGQAAAAPDAVAALEKKVRSYTSFKADFVQTLTHRQSGTTETRQGSIIFRKPDSLRWETVHPSRELIVVTDSAVWNYIPDEEVAYKYPLDILKDSDTIMRFITGRTNLDSDFEIEVEEEQGSTRIHLYPYHPQQTLTEAVLWVDTQSGELKKVAVTDFYGNENMLEFSDMQFDIESGTDSFRFSPPAGTDIEDRTSDKVMEKKLFQ, encoded by the coding sequence ATGCACAAACAACATATTTTAGCAATTGTCTTTTTTATCGCAGCGCTGGCTCTCACCGGTCAGGCCGCAGCAGCCCCTGACGCGGTAGCAGCGCTGGAAAAAAAAGTACGCAGCTATACTTCTTTTAAAGCAGATTTTGTACAAACACTCACCCACAGACAAAGCGGCACCACAGAAACAAGGCAGGGAAGCATCATCTTCCGCAAGCCGGATTCGCTGCGCTGGGAAACCGTACATCCTTCGCGCGAACTTATTGTTGTTACAGACTCGGCGGTGTGGAATTACATTCCCGACGAAGAGGTCGCCTACAAATATCCTCTTGATATTCTGAAAGATTCTGACACCATCATGCGCTTTATCACAGGCAGAACGAATCTTGATTCAGACTTTGAAATAGAAGTCGAAGAAGAGCAGGGCAGTACCAGAATCCATCTGTATCCTTATCATCCGCAGCAGACTCTCACGGAGGCTGTTCTCTGGGTGGACACACAAAGCGGTGAGTTGAAAAAAGTGGCCGTCACAGACTTTTACGGCAATGAAAACATGCTTGAATTTTCGGACATGCAGTTTGACATCGAGTCTGGAACAGACAGTTTCCGTTTTTCGCCGCCCGCCGGAACAGATATTGAAGACAGGACCTCGGACAAGGTGATGGAAAAAAAACTTTTTCAGTAA
- a CDS encoding DNA translocase FtsK, protein MISFFRRPTISKGNRLAREIFALFLVFCGAVLLLSLISYSQADPSFNHAVSGRSGFDNWAGLAGAYLSGLLVDIFGLSAFLFPVAVFVSAARHYLKAGDILWWRWVGLTLLGMCIASFTSAIHIGIGDITGGGLIGHELSRLGQRYLGTAGAVILWIFAFLVSVQLAVGFTWVALFAVLTEAAGSFPLPEGLKKRSFRSARSKALPQADLIVMAQKEPEERPRGVAIARPRRAAAALRNFWHIFFPVEKQSRPEARTAFARLESDTEDDSPSESSASASPLPAENSGAEISADGNSAQFYIGPEKDEPAPLAELQPETAPSQGTAGRTSCGAGQRPRRKVKLPSASMLETPKGIDKKTPKAVLESKGQTLVSCLADFGIQGELVRITPGPVVTMFEIRPAAGVKVSRIANLSDDLALALKAIAVRIQAPIPGKDTVGVEIPNEDRETVSLKELLGSEPFGKAESYLTMAIGKDISGIPTVADLAKMPHLLVAGATGAGKSVCINSILMSFLFKARPEEVQLLLVDPKRIELAVYADLPHLVHPVVTDMAHAKNALDWAVHEMDKRYEAMARLGVRNVTGYNQKIESFGDAVPAEFCDLEKLPYLVIIIDELADLMLTAAKEVETSIVRLAQLARAAGIHMILATQRPSVDVVTGLIKANFPCRISFQVTSKHDSRTILDTVGAEHLLGRGDMLFKPGGGRLQRMHGAFVSDEDVAAVVEYWKERQAPSYRVDFSEWGSPSADDSGINGGAGDSLGDDPVYAEAVQFVMSQGKASISLIQRRFRIGFNRAARYVEQMEQDGIIGPADGSKPRTVLGAREN, encoded by the coding sequence TTGATCTCTTTTTTCCGGAGGCCGACCATTTCAAAAGGCAACAGACTGGCGCGTGAAATTTTCGCGCTGTTTCTCGTCTTTTGCGGGGCAGTCCTGCTACTGAGTCTCATCTCATACAGTCAGGCAGACCCAAGCTTCAACCATGCCGTCAGCGGACGTTCCGGCTTTGACAACTGGGCAGGGCTCGCAGGTGCATATCTTTCCGGCCTGCTGGTCGACATTTTCGGCCTGTCCGCCTTTCTCTTTCCTGTCGCGGTATTCGTTTCCGCGGCACGCCATTATCTGAAAGCCGGCGACATTCTATGGTGGCGATGGGTGGGGCTTACCCTGCTGGGTATGTGCATAGCCTCCTTCACGTCGGCCATCCATATCGGCATAGGCGATATCACCGGCGGCGGGCTTATCGGACACGAGCTTTCGCGGCTGGGTCAGCGGTATCTTGGGACAGCCGGCGCTGTTATTCTGTGGATTTTCGCCTTTCTTGTGTCTGTACAGCTTGCCGTGGGATTCACATGGGTTGCACTCTTCGCAGTGCTGACAGAAGCTGCAGGCTCATTTCCCCTTCCTGAAGGCTTAAAAAAGCGCAGTTTCCGTTCTGCACGCAGCAAGGCTCTGCCGCAAGCCGACCTGATTGTCATGGCGCAAAAAGAGCCCGAAGAGCGCCCCCGAGGCGTTGCAATCGCGCGCCCCCGGCGTGCTGCGGCGGCCTTACGAAACTTCTGGCATATATTCTTTCCTGTCGAAAAACAGAGCCGGCCAGAAGCCCGGACGGCTTTTGCGCGGCTCGAATCTGACACGGAAGATGATTCGCCGTCGGAAAGCTCAGCCTCTGCCTCTCCGCTGCCGGCGGAAAACAGCGGGGCAGAAATATCAGCCGACGGCAATTCCGCGCAGTTCTACATCGGCCCTGAAAAAGACGAACCCGCCCCTCTGGCCGAGTTGCAACCGGAAACCGCACCTTCACAAGGCACGGCGGGCCGGACATCCTGCGGTGCAGGGCAGCGGCCCAGACGCAAGGTCAAACTGCCGTCCGCATCCATGCTGGAAACACCTAAAGGTATTGATAAAAAAACGCCCAAGGCAGTACTGGAAAGTAAAGGTCAGACACTTGTCTCTTGCCTTGCGGACTTCGGTATACAGGGAGAACTTGTCCGCATCACCCCCGGCCCCGTGGTCACCATGTTTGAAATCAGACCCGCTGCCGGGGTCAAAGTAAGCCGTATAGCCAATCTGAGCGACGATCTGGCTCTGGCACTCAAGGCCATTGCTGTCCGTATACAGGCCCCGATCCCCGGCAAAGACACCGTCGGTGTGGAAATTCCCAACGAGGATCGCGAAACAGTAAGCCTTAAAGAACTGCTGGGGTCAGAGCCTTTCGGCAAAGCGGAATCCTATCTGACCATGGCCATCGGCAAGGACATTTCCGGCATTCCCACTGTGGCAGACCTTGCCAAAATGCCCCATCTTCTGGTGGCCGGTGCCACTGGTGCCGGTAAAAGTGTATGCATCAACTCCATACTTATGAGCTTTCTGTTCAAAGCGCGACCGGAAGAAGTACAGCTGCTGCTGGTGGACCCCAAGCGCATCGAGCTGGCGGTTTATGCAGACCTGCCGCATCTTGTCCATCCTGTGGTCACCGACATGGCGCACGCTAAAAATGCTCTGGACTGGGCTGTGCATGAAATGGACAAACGATACGAAGCCATGGCCCGGCTGGGAGTTCGCAACGTCACCGGATACAATCAGAAAATCGAAAGCTTCGGCGATGCCGTACCTGCTGAATTCTGCGACCTTGAAAAGCTTCCTTATCTGGTCATCATCATTGACGAGCTTGCAGACCTGATGCTCACCGCGGCCAAGGAGGTCGAAACAAGCATCGTCAGGCTGGCACAGCTTGCCCGTGCAGCCGGAATCCACATGATTCTGGCCACGCAGCGTCCCAGCGTGGACGTTGTAACAGGGCTTATCAAAGCGAACTTCCCCTGCCGCATATCTTTTCAGGTCACCTCCAAACACGATTCGCGGACCATTCTCGATACCGTGGGAGCAGAACATCTGCTGGGACGGGGCGACATGCTGTTTAAACCGGGAGGAGGGCGTCTGCAGCGCATGCACGGTGCCTTTGTCTCCGACGAGGATGTGGCAGCCGTGGTTGAATACTGGAAAGAGCGTCAGGCCCCCAGCTACAGGGTAGACTTTTCGGAATGGGGCAGTCCGTCTGCCGACGATTCCGGCATAAACGGGGGCGCCGGGGACAGTCTGGGCGACGACCCGGTGTACGCCGAGGCAGTGCAGTTTGTCATGAGTCAGGGCAAGGCCTCGATATCTCTCATCCAGCGGCGGTTCCGGATTGGCTTCAACAGAGCCGCCCGCTATGTGGAGCAGATGGAGCAGGACGGTATCATAGGCCCGGCTGATGGCAGCAAGCCCAGAACAGTCCTCGGAGCCAGAGAGAATTAA
- the efp gene encoding elongation factor P: MYSTTDFRRGLRIEIDGTPFEIVDFQHFKPGKGGAIVRTKMRNLLTGRIMDNNFRSGEKVGRPDMENRDMQFLYREDANLVFMDMTTYEQIYMPEETTEGKAGFLKEGQTIRVLLFNGTPLAIELPAALVLEVTETEPGAKGDTVSNVTKPATLETGIVIQVPIFVNQGDKVKVNTDTREYMGRE; this comes from the coding sequence ATGTATTCCACTACCGATTTCAGACGCGGCCTGCGTATCGAAATTGACGGCACCCCTTTTGAAATTGTCGACTTCCAGCACTTCAAGCCCGGCAAAGGCGGGGCCATTGTGCGTACCAAAATGCGCAACCTGCTCACCGGCCGCATTATGGACAACAACTTCCGTTCCGGCGAAAAAGTTGGCCGTCCCGACATGGAAAACCGCGACATGCAGTTTCTGTATCGTGAAGACGCCAATCTTGTTTTCATGGACATGACGACCTATGAGCAGATTTACATGCCGGAAGAAACCACGGAAGGTAAAGCAGGATTCCTCAAGGAAGGGCAAACCATCCGCGTACTGCTGTTCAACGGCACGCCGCTGGCCATCGAACTGCCTGCAGCGCTGGTGCTCGAAGTGACCGAAACAGAACCCGGTGCAAAAGGCGACACCGTCTCCAACGTGACCAAGCCGGCAACCCTTGAAACCGGTATCGTCATTCAGGTTCCTATTTTTGTGAACCAGGGAGACAAGGTTAAAGTAAACACGGACACCCGTGAATACATGGGACGGGAATAG
- the yihA gene encoding ribosome biogenesis GTP-binding protein YihA/YsxC, whose product MQPKLVLENTIYTLEQLISFNAPQIALAGRSNVGKSSLVNTLAGRKGLARTSSTPGKTRSINFYKVDPDGYYVVDLPGYGYARCSKAEREKWAKLIRRYLVETPAVCAIAILLDCRLSPQKLDVELAAFARQAGLPLLPVLTKADKCKQQERSLRQREWRTILGGEVPLLFSSKTGMGKDKLWQELHRLAFPDMAFDTPSDGAPEPADEPEAASERAE is encoded by the coding sequence ATGCAACCAAAGCTAGTACTTGAAAATACCATCTACACACTGGAACAGCTCATATCATTCAACGCCCCCCAGATAGCTCTTGCGGGCCGTTCCAATGTCGGTAAATCGTCGCTTGTGAATACTCTTGCCGGACGTAAAGGGCTGGCAAGAACCAGCTCCACGCCGGGCAAGACCAGAAGTATCAATTTTTACAAGGTTGATCCCGACGGCTATTATGTTGTCGACCTGCCCGGTTACGGGTACGCACGCTGCAGCAAGGCAGAACGCGAAAAGTGGGCAAAGCTCATCCGTCGCTACCTTGTGGAAACGCCTGCCGTGTGTGCCATTGCCATTCTGCTCGACTGCCGTCTTTCACCTCAGAAGCTTGATGTGGAACTGGCTGCATTTGCACGGCAGGCCGGGCTGCCGCTGCTGCCAGTGCTGACCAAAGCCGACAAATGCAAACAGCAGGAACGGTCGCTGCGTCAGCGGGAATGGCGGACCATTCTGGGTGGTGAGGTGCCCCTGCTCTTTTCCAGCAAGACGGGTATGGGGAAAGATAAATTGTGGCAGGAACTGCACCGGCTGGCTTTTCCGGATATGGCTTTTGACACACCGTCAGACGGGGCGCCGGAACCGGCTGATGAGCCGGAAGCGGCAAGCGAACGCGCTGAGTGA
- the lptF gene encoding LPS export ABC transporter permease LptF, which translates to MEGTLFRFHITLLQKQLFKELVSLFGLCLGSLLFLILIGRMLQLRELFLGLDLNALDMATLFVYLSPLFLTLIIPIACMLSVFLAFLRMSTDRELVALKAGGLSLFQLLPAPLLFCLLCGLLNLYISLSGVAWGMGNFRHTIMEIANTRAKIVLQPGVFNQTVPGLTVFARTVDNSSGKLGHVLVEDNSRDETSILILAPRGQLRSDEQRGELVFILHNGKIYRQQEDSVSVLDFNDYTVRLDLGQIFKGVSLGKVKPKELSWSELRSIGPDHPEARRDSNFLRKVHVELQKRWVLPMACLVLGLFAMPLACAFQGLDKQFGILLALGMFLIYYTMLSVGLSTGESGTVPPAVGLWMPNLIFLAVGLFWLDRAERERSLNIMSFILHANLFRKKRAQ; encoded by the coding sequence GTGGAGGGGACTCTGTTCCGTTTTCATATAACGCTGTTGCAGAAGCAGCTGTTCAAAGAGCTTGTCTCTCTTTTCGGCCTCTGCCTCGGCTCACTTCTTTTTCTGATTCTTATCGGCAGAATGCTGCAGTTGCGCGAGCTGTTTCTGGGTCTCGACCTGAATGCGCTCGATATGGCGACACTTTTCGTATACCTGAGTCCGCTTTTTCTCACCCTGATAATACCCATTGCCTGCATGCTCAGCGTGTTTCTGGCTTTTCTGCGTATGAGTACCGACAGAGAGCTTGTGGCGCTCAAGGCCGGCGGGCTGAGCCTGTTTCAACTGCTTCCGGCGCCGCTGCTTTTCTGTCTGCTGTGCGGCCTGCTCAACCTGTATATTTCTCTCAGCGGTGTCGCCTGGGGAATGGGCAATTTTCGCCACACCATAATGGAAATAGCCAACACCCGTGCGAAGATAGTTCTCCAGCCGGGCGTGTTCAATCAGACTGTTCCCGGGCTTACGGTGTTTGCCCGCACGGTGGACAACAGTTCGGGCAAACTTGGGCATGTACTGGTTGAAGATAACAGCAGAGACGAAACAAGTATTCTCATTCTGGCCCCCCGGGGACAGCTGCGCTCGGATGAACAGCGGGGCGAACTGGTTTTTATACTCCACAACGGAAAAATATACCGCCAGCAGGAAGACAGCGTAAGCGTGCTCGACTTTAATGACTACACTGTCCGCCTTGACCTCGGCCAGATTTTCAAAGGGGTGAGTCTGGGAAAAGTAAAACCCAAAGAACTTTCATGGAGCGAGCTGCGCAGCATCGGTCCGGACCACCCGGAAGCCCGAAGGGACAGTAATTTTCTGCGCAAAGTTCATGTAGAGCTTCAAAAACGCTGGGTGCTGCCCATGGCATGCCTTGTTCTGGGGCTTTTCGCCATGCCGCTTGCATGCGCTTTTCAGGGACTGGACAAACAATTCGGCATTCTGCTGGCTCTGGGGATGTTTCTGATTTACTACACGATGCTTTCAGTAGGCCTTTCCACCGGAGAATCCGGCACCGTTCCTCCTGCCGTGGGGTTATGGATGCCTAACCTCATATTCCTTGCCGTAGGGCTTTTCTGGCTGGACAGGGCGGAAAGAGAACGCTCGCTCAATATCATGAGTTTTATTCTGCATGCGAACCTGTTCCGCAAAAAGAGGGCACAGTGA
- the msbA gene encoding lipid A export permease/ATP-binding protein MsbA produces MSTAQREQHTKKSEGRILFRRILGYFSSYKLHITIATLGMLSVAACTGAAAYLVKPALDDIFISKNETMLLLVPFAYIVIITIKGLGRYVQNYFMRYCGLMVLERLRNELYRKIICLPTRFYEENQVGMLMSRIINDVMLIRASLPSVVMIVRQVITMCCLIGVVFYQDWFLAIWAVLVLPLAAFPFIYFGRKLRKLSRRNQNKLSDISIFLQEIFSGIRVVKAFATEDKEAARFKQENNRLVKIAIKETVFSELSSPVMELIGAVGIGLVIWYGGKQVIDGVSTPGTFFSFVAGLVMLYDPVKSLNSANMDIQRALAGAERVFEILDSKDIVVEKDGTVPFSGSFEEIRFENLTFHYAGCPAPVLDNINLTVRQGERVAIVGPSGAGKTTFVNLIPRFYEQTEGRILLNGTDIREYTLATLRRNVAMVSQDSFLFNIPVMENIAYGMESTSEEAVYEAARAAYAHDFILQLKDGYQTVIGERGVKLSGGQKQRLTIARAILKDAPLLILDEATSALDSESERIVQKALENLMAHRTSIVIAHRLSTILGADRILVMEKGRMVSQGRHEDLLGSCPLYTRLYNMQFQTEHTTEDNGCALPQA; encoded by the coding sequence ATGTCTACAGCACAGCGAGAGCAGCACACAAAAAAATCGGAAGGGCGCATACTCTTCCGCCGGATACTCGGTTACTTCAGTTCCTACAAGCTTCATATAACCATTGCCACGCTGGGCATGCTTTCAGTGGCTGCGTGCACCGGTGCTGCCGCGTATCTGGTCAAACCGGCGCTGGACGACATATTCATCAGCAAAAACGAAACCATGCTGCTGCTTGTGCCCTTCGCCTATATTGTCATCATAACCATCAAGGGCCTGGGGCGCTATGTTCAGAACTATTTCATGCGCTACTGCGGGCTCATGGTGCTTGAACGCCTGCGTAACGAACTGTACCGGAAAATAATCTGCCTTCCGACCCGCTTTTACGAAGAAAATCAGGTCGGCATGCTGATGTCCAGAATAATAAACGATGTCATGCTGATACGGGCAAGCCTGCCGTCTGTCGTCATGATTGTACGACAGGTGATCACCATGTGCTGCCTCATCGGTGTGGTGTTCTATCAGGACTGGTTTCTTGCCATATGGGCTGTGCTGGTACTGCCGCTTGCGGCCTTTCCGTTCATCTACTTCGGCCGTAAACTGCGTAAGCTGAGCCGGCGCAACCAGAACAAACTTTCCGACATCTCTATCTTTCTGCAGGAAATTTTCAGCGGCATCCGGGTAGTCAAAGCCTTTGCCACCGAAGACAAGGAAGCTGCGCGCTTCAAGCAGGAAAACAACCGCCTTGTCAAAATAGCCATCAAAGAAACCGTCTTTAGCGAACTGTCTTCGCCTGTGATGGAACTGATAGGTGCGGTGGGGATAGGACTTGTCATCTGGTACGGCGGCAAACAAGTGATAGACGGCGTTTCCACACCGGGAACGTTTTTCTCGTTCGTTGCCGGACTGGTCATGTTATACGACCCTGTAAAAAGCCTGAACTCGGCAAACATGGACATCCAGCGGGCTCTGGCCGGTGCTGAAAGGGTATTTGAAATCCTTGATTCCAAAGATATTGTTGTAGAAAAAGACGGCACCGTACCTTTTTCCGGCAGCTTTGAAGAAATTCGGTTTGAAAACCTGACGTTTCACTACGCAGGCTGTCCCGCCCCCGTGCTGGACAACATAAACCTGACCGTCAGACAAGGAGAACGGGTTGCCATTGTTGGCCCCAGCGGGGCCGGAAAAACGACCTTTGTCAACCTGATACCGCGTTTTTATGAACAGACAGAGGGCCGGATTCTGCTGAACGGAACAGATATCAGAGAATACACCCTGGCCACACTGCGTCGTAACGTGGCCATGGTGTCGCAGGATTCTTTCCTTTTTAATATTCCTGTAATGGAAAACATTGCCTACGGCATGGAAAGCACCTCGGAAGAAGCAGTTTACGAAGCAGCCCGTGCGGCATACGCACACGATTTCATCCTGCAGCTTAAAGACGGGTACCAGACCGTCATCGGCGAAAGAGGCGTAAAGCTTTCCGGCGGGCAGAAACAGCGGCTTACCATCGCACGGGCGATTCTTAAGGACGCTCCGCTGCTGATTCTGGATGAAGCAACCAGCGCACTTGATTCCGAGTCGGAACGCATTGTCCAGAAAGCACTGGAAAATCTGATGGCACACCGGACGAGCATAGTCATTGCGCATCGTCTTTCCACCATTCTCGGAGCAGACAGAATTCTGGTGATGGAGAAGGGCAGGATGGTGTCGCAGGGACGTCACGAAGACCTGCTGGGATCGTGCCCGCTGTACACACGTCTGTACAATATGCAGTTTCAGACAGAGCACACAACCGAAGACAACGGTTGTGCACTGCCGCAGGCATAA